In one Sebastes umbrosus isolate fSebUmb1 chromosome 13, fSebUmb1.pri, whole genome shotgun sequence genomic region, the following are encoded:
- the dync1i2a gene encoding dynein, cytoplasmic 1, intermediate chain 2a isoform X1, with translation MSDKSELKAELERKKQRLAQIREEKKRKEEERKKLAADQLKETAHHQDDSDLDKKRREAEALLQSMGITPDTPAVPLPVSPTPKSAGTPSEAGSQDSDGAVGPRTLHWDSDPSTLQLHSDSELGRGTPKLAMAKVTQVDFPPRETVSYTKETQTPVVTQQKEEEEEEEESAPAQPVVENQIEKLDQKEEEEALPHELTEEEKLQILHSEEFVDFFDHSTRIIERALSEHVDLFFDYSGRDLEEKEGEIQAGTKLSLNRQFMDERWSKHRVVTCLDWSLQYPELLLASYNNNEDAPHEPDGVALVWNMKYKKPTPEYVFHCQSAVMSAAFAKFHPNVVVGGTYSGQIVLWDNRSNKRTPVQRTPLSAAAHTHPVYCVNVVGTQNAHNLISISTDGKICSWSLDMLSQPQDSMELVFKQSKAVAVTSMSFPLGDVNNFAVGSEDGSVYMSCRHGSKAGISEMFEGHHGPITGIHCHTAAGPLDFSHLFVTSSFDWTVKLWSTKNNKPLYSFEDNSDYVYDVMWSPTHPALFACVDGVGHLDLWNLNNDTEVPTASVTVDGNPALNRVRWAHSGREIAVGDSDGRVLVYDIGEQTAVPRNDEWTRFVRTLAEINENRDDAEELAAQRLAA, from the exons ATGTCTGACAAAAGTGAGCTGAAAGCAGAGCTTGAGAGGAAGAAGCAACGCCTGGCACAaatcagagaggagaagaagaggaaggaggaggagcgcAAGAAGCTAGCG GCGGACCAATTGAAAGAGACTGCACATCACCAGGATGATTCTGACCTGGATAAAAAAAGACGTGAGGCTGAGGCTCTGCTACAGAGTATGGGCATAACCCCAGATACTCCTGCTG TCCCTCTTCCCGTCTCCCCAACTCCCAAATCGGCGGGCACACCGAGTGAGGCGGGGAGCCAAGACTCTGATGGAGCCGTGGGacccag GACTCTGCACTGGGACTCTGACCCGTCCACTCTTCAACTTCACTCTGATTCTGAGCTGGG GCGTGGAACTCCAAAACTGGCGATGGCCAAAGTCACACAAGTGGACTTCCCTCCACGTGAGACTGTGTCCTACACAAAAGAGACCCAGACACCTGTCGTGACTCAGCAAAAAGAAG aggaagaagaagaggaagaaagtgCTCCAGCTCAACCAGTAGTGGAGAATCAGATTGAGAAACTGGaccagaaggaggaggaggaag CACTCCCCCACGAgctgacagaggaggaaaaactcCAGATCCTGCACTCCGAAGAGTTTGTGGATTTCTTCGACCACAGCACACGCATTATTGAGCGGGCTCTATCGGAGCATGTGGACCTCTTCTTCGACTACAGCGGTCGTGacctggaggagaaggaggg TGAAATCCAGGCTGGAACAAAGCTCTCTCTCAACAGGCAGTTCATGGATGAGCGCTGGTCCAAGCATCGCGTCGTCACCTGCCTGGACTGGTCCCTCCAG TATCCTGAACTCCTGCTTGCCTCATACAACAACAACGAGGACGCTCCACACGAGCCAGACGGCGTGGCCTTAGTGTGGAACATGAAGTACAAGAAGCCCACACCGGAGTACGTCTTCCACTGTCAG TCTGCTGTTATGTCGGCTGCGTTTGCCAAGTTCCACCCCAACGTGGTGGTGGGGGGCACGTACTCTGGGCAGATTGTGCTGTGGGACAACAGGAGCAACAAGAGGACCCCGGTGCAGAGGACTCccctgtcagcagcagcacacacg CACCCAGTGTACTGTGTGAACGTGGTTGGCACCCAGAACGCCCACAACCTCATTAGCATCTCCACTGATGGCAAGATTTGCTCCTGGAGTCTGGACATGCTCTCTCAGCCGCAG GACAGCATGGAGCTGGTGTTCAAGCAGTCCAAAGCCGTAGCTGTCACCTCCATGTCTTTCCCTCTCGGAGATGTCAACAATTTCGCGGTGGGCAGCGAGGACGGCTCCGTCTACATGTCGTGTCGTCATGGAAG CAAAGCGGGCATCAGTGAGATGTTCGAGGGCCACCACGGGCCCATCACAGGGATCCACTGCCACACAGCTGCAGGGCCGCTGGACTTCTCCCACCTGTTTGTCACCTCCTCCTTCGACTGGACCGTCAAGCTGTGGAGCACCAAG AACAACAAGCCGCTCTACTCATTCGAAGACAACTCTGATTACGTGTATGACGTCATGTGGTCTCCGACTCACCCCGCTCTGTTTGCTTGTGTGGACGGCGTGGGTCATCTCGACCTGTGGAACCTCAACAACGACACCGAG gtTCCTACCGCCAGCGTCACAGTGGACGGTAACCCGGCTCTCAACAGGGTCAGATGGGCTCATTCTGGCAGAGAAATTGCCGTGGGAGACTCTGATGGACGAGTTCTTGTGTACGATATTGGAGAG CAAACTGCGGTTCCACGAAACGACGAGTGGACCCGTTTTGTTCGCACGCTGGCAGAGATCAACGAGAACAGAGACGACGCAGAGGAGCTGGCAGCTCAGCGCCTGGCTGCCTGA
- the dync1i2a gene encoding dynein, cytoplasmic 1, intermediate chain 2a isoform X2: protein MSDKSELKAELERKKQRLAQIREEKKRKEEERKKLAADQLKETAHHQDDSDLDKKRREAEALLQSMGITPDTPAVPLPVSPTPKSAGTPSEAGSQDSDGAVGPRRGTPKLAMAKVTQVDFPPRETVSYTKETQTPVVTQQKEEEEEEEESAPAQPVVENQIEKLDQKEEEEALPHELTEEEKLQILHSEEFVDFFDHSTRIIERALSEHVDLFFDYSGRDLEEKEGEIQAGTKLSLNRQFMDERWSKHRVVTCLDWSLQYPELLLASYNNNEDAPHEPDGVALVWNMKYKKPTPEYVFHCQSAVMSAAFAKFHPNVVVGGTYSGQIVLWDNRSNKRTPVQRTPLSAAAHTHPVYCVNVVGTQNAHNLISISTDGKICSWSLDMLSQPQDSMELVFKQSKAVAVTSMSFPLGDVNNFAVGSEDGSVYMSCRHGSKAGISEMFEGHHGPITGIHCHTAAGPLDFSHLFVTSSFDWTVKLWSTKNNKPLYSFEDNSDYVYDVMWSPTHPALFACVDGVGHLDLWNLNNDTEVPTASVTVDGNPALNRVRWAHSGREIAVGDSDGRVLVYDIGEQTAVPRNDEWTRFVRTLAEINENRDDAEELAAQRLAA from the exons ATGTCTGACAAAAGTGAGCTGAAAGCAGAGCTTGAGAGGAAGAAGCAACGCCTGGCACAaatcagagaggagaagaagaggaaggaggaggagcgcAAGAAGCTAGCG GCGGACCAATTGAAAGAGACTGCACATCACCAGGATGATTCTGACCTGGATAAAAAAAGACGTGAGGCTGAGGCTCTGCTACAGAGTATGGGCATAACCCCAGATACTCCTGCTG TCCCTCTTCCCGTCTCCCCAACTCCCAAATCGGCGGGCACACCGAGTGAGGCGGGGAGCCAAGACTCTGATGGAGCCGTGGGacccag GCGTGGAACTCCAAAACTGGCGATGGCCAAAGTCACACAAGTGGACTTCCCTCCACGTGAGACTGTGTCCTACACAAAAGAGACCCAGACACCTGTCGTGACTCAGCAAAAAGAAG aggaagaagaagaggaagaaagtgCTCCAGCTCAACCAGTAGTGGAGAATCAGATTGAGAAACTGGaccagaaggaggaggaggaag CACTCCCCCACGAgctgacagaggaggaaaaactcCAGATCCTGCACTCCGAAGAGTTTGTGGATTTCTTCGACCACAGCACACGCATTATTGAGCGGGCTCTATCGGAGCATGTGGACCTCTTCTTCGACTACAGCGGTCGTGacctggaggagaaggaggg TGAAATCCAGGCTGGAACAAAGCTCTCTCTCAACAGGCAGTTCATGGATGAGCGCTGGTCCAAGCATCGCGTCGTCACCTGCCTGGACTGGTCCCTCCAG TATCCTGAACTCCTGCTTGCCTCATACAACAACAACGAGGACGCTCCACACGAGCCAGACGGCGTGGCCTTAGTGTGGAACATGAAGTACAAGAAGCCCACACCGGAGTACGTCTTCCACTGTCAG TCTGCTGTTATGTCGGCTGCGTTTGCCAAGTTCCACCCCAACGTGGTGGTGGGGGGCACGTACTCTGGGCAGATTGTGCTGTGGGACAACAGGAGCAACAAGAGGACCCCGGTGCAGAGGACTCccctgtcagcagcagcacacacg CACCCAGTGTACTGTGTGAACGTGGTTGGCACCCAGAACGCCCACAACCTCATTAGCATCTCCACTGATGGCAAGATTTGCTCCTGGAGTCTGGACATGCTCTCTCAGCCGCAG GACAGCATGGAGCTGGTGTTCAAGCAGTCCAAAGCCGTAGCTGTCACCTCCATGTCTTTCCCTCTCGGAGATGTCAACAATTTCGCGGTGGGCAGCGAGGACGGCTCCGTCTACATGTCGTGTCGTCATGGAAG CAAAGCGGGCATCAGTGAGATGTTCGAGGGCCACCACGGGCCCATCACAGGGATCCACTGCCACACAGCTGCAGGGCCGCTGGACTTCTCCCACCTGTTTGTCACCTCCTCCTTCGACTGGACCGTCAAGCTGTGGAGCACCAAG AACAACAAGCCGCTCTACTCATTCGAAGACAACTCTGATTACGTGTATGACGTCATGTGGTCTCCGACTCACCCCGCTCTGTTTGCTTGTGTGGACGGCGTGGGTCATCTCGACCTGTGGAACCTCAACAACGACACCGAG gtTCCTACCGCCAGCGTCACAGTGGACGGTAACCCGGCTCTCAACAGGGTCAGATGGGCTCATTCTGGCAGAGAAATTGCCGTGGGAGACTCTGATGGACGAGTTCTTGTGTACGATATTGGAGAG CAAACTGCGGTTCCACGAAACGACGAGTGGACCCGTTTTGTTCGCACGCTGGCAGAGATCAACGAGAACAGAGACGACGCAGAGGAGCTGGCAGCTCAGCGCCTGGCTGCCTGA